From the genome of Seriola aureovittata isolate HTS-2021-v1 ecotype China chromosome 6, ASM2101889v1, whole genome shotgun sequence, one region includes:
- the chst7 gene encoding carbohydrate sulfotransferase 7: MKRRLHKKYLILILAYSGLLLLIPYVLDYGDKSYQRGKHGLPQQQPRCPDLENTVALLWDNGYRLNGSDTTEYAVNRSQSRMNIYLHATWRTGSSFLGELFNQHPDVFYLYEPMWHIWQALYPGDAASLQGAVRDMMNALYRCDFSVLKLYAGTQNITTSFIFGWKMNKVICSEPLCGAHKRHDIGLVKEDQCAKCQKRDIRELERECKKYPVMVIKGVRVLDLSTLVPLMKDPAINLQIIQLFRDPRAVHNSRLKSKQALVKESIQVLRSKKQTDKYKRLLVPSNRVNRAESYVSSAMELICDNWLSDMMLVMNAPPWVRRNYLRIRYEDLVLHPMEELQRLYRFSNLSTSPALEKFALNMTHGQGYSSDKPFLISSRDAKEAIYAWRERLSVEQINQVEAYCSEVMRQLGYQRNSLDKTT, from the coding sequence ATGAAGAGGAGGCTACATAAGAAATACTTGATTTTGATACTGGCATATTCAGGTTTACTTCTGCTAATCCCGTACGTGTTAGATTACGGGGATAAATCCTATCAACGCGGGAAGCATGGACTGCCGCAGCAACAGCCCAGATGCCCAGATTTGGAGAACACGGTGGCGCTGCTGTGGGATAACGGTTACAGACTCAACGGCAGCGACACGACGGAGTACGCCGTCAACAGGAGCCAGTCACGGATGAACATCTACCTGCATGCCACCTGGAGGACCGGCTCCTCGTTCTTGGGGGAGCTGTTCAACCAGCACCCCGATGTTTTTTACCTGTACGAGCCGATGTGGCACATATGGCAGGCTCTGTACCCGGGGGATGCGGCCAGTCTCCAGGGCGCAGTGCGGGACATGATGAACGCCCTGTACCGCTGCGACTTCTCCGTCCTCAAACTTTACGCCGGCACGCAAAACATCACCACCTCGTTCATATTCGGCTGGAAAATGAACAAGGTGATATGTTCAGAGCCGCTGTGTGGTGCGCACAAGCGGCACGATATCGGGCTGGTGAAGGAGGACCAGTGCGCAAAGTGCCAAAAGAGGGACATCAGGGAGCTGGAGAGGGAGTGCAAAAAGTACCCAGTGATGGTGATCAAAGGAGTCCGCGTCTTGGACCTGAGCACGTTGGTTCCTTTGATGAAGGACCCGGCGATCAACCTCCAGATTATTCAGCTCTTCAGAGACCCGAGGGCCGTGCACAACTCGCGCTTGAAGTCCAAGCAGGCCCTGGTGAAGGAGAGCATCCAGGTGCTCAGGAGTAAGAAGCAGACCGACAAGTACAAGCGGCTGCTGGTGCCGAGCAACAGGGTGAACCGGGCTGAGAGCTACGTCTCCAGCGCCATGGAGCTTATCTGTGACAACTGGCTCAGTGACATGATGCTGGTGATGAACGCGCCCCCTTGGGTGAGGAGGAACTACCTCCGCATCCGCTACGAGGACCTGGTCCTCCACCCCATGGAGGAGCTCCAGAGGCTCTACCGCTTCTCCAACCTCTCCACCTCCCCTGCTCTGGAGAAGTTTGCACTGAACATGACGCACGGACAGGGGTATTCATCTGACAAGCCCTTCCTTATATCATCTAGGGATGCAAAAGAGGCTATATATGCCTGGAGGGAGCGGCTCAGTGTGGAGCAGATAAATCAGGTGGAGGCCTACTGCAGTGAAGTCATGAGGCAGCTGGGCTATCAGAGAAACAGCCTGGACAAAACAACATGA
- the tubgcp5 gene encoding gamma-tubulin complex component 5 — MTHWSIFEKETEKETKKLIRCIIGVEDEEDQNFQLALKFASSNFKFHRYLDVDSHKVQRSIGGIYEKLMVHSDLSKAGSWMRLTEEFLNSPLPNTDGTKTDVHYSVLSLLLFLSDSPSNTNFVERPRVKEAEPEDNFDWGKYLMEGEDIDIGPYPDTPEWSEEESEDDDSQQPISREDSGIQLDRTPQEDQDNTNKTVPVTWTVGEPDARAWLEQHVVTPYWVAHAPRFPHSLHLHSNLLNVWDQHLYNTDPLYLPEEKAFVTETQVIRETLWLLSGVKKHFIFQHHDGKVSVRNNVVVTHLTSNCLRSVLEHIAVYGQAVFRLQRFIDEVTGYSSEPCPPSSGSSYGSKKGSEPPFRTYQAFVWALNKYFTSFKKELTSIERELIRNDETVTLSAVLERLSPHLAQIKVLHKVFCTGVAEVPTETPNVVRASHLLNTLYKAIIEYDSVGEASEQAVALLFSLWTETVRPYLEIVDEWIVHGNLFDPAKEFIIQRNKDVPVNHRDFWYATYTLYSVSEMVDNEEKLNDAASGSSGGDQGSSNRQLTMVSFLKPVLKQIIMAGKSMQLLKNLDCKEDEQAERSSRDAERKSLYTLFLESVQSRLCSQENSPTDTVTEQQVTRRSLIKMHSIMAQHLEIDDVHDPLLAINFARLYLEQSDFNERFSGGDFIVDRSSQSVTCQTFELTLRSCLYPHIERRYIECCGNLMKTLKKDYKLLEYLQAMRNYFLLEAGDTMYDFYTAIFDKVQEKESWQQLSFLNVQLQEAVGQRYPEDSSRLSIFLETIDPSRKKHPVNNLEVLTLGYKVPWPVDIVISTECQKIYNQVFLLLLQIKWAKYSLDTLRFNEFTAISKKLEGAQAEEVKVKEPINQQIHRMCLLRVKLMHFVNSLHNYIMTRILHSTGLEFQHQVQEAKDLDQLIKIHYRYLATIHDRCLLREKVSFVKEAIMKVLNLVLIFSDRWQAGFGAWKIESIDKMESDFKNCHMFLVTILNKAVCRGSFPHLESLALSLMAGFEQC, encoded by the exons ATGACACACTGGAGCATCTTcgaaaaggagacagagaaagaaacgaAGAAGTTGATCAGATGTATCATCGGGGTCGAGGATGAGGAGGACCAGAATTTTCAGCTGGCACTGAAATTCGCTTCGTCAAATTTTAA GTTTCATCGTTACCTGGATGTGGACAGCCATAAGGTCCAACGCAGTATAGGCGG AATCTACGAGAAGCTCATGGTCCACTCCGACTTGAGCAAAGCAGGAAGCTGGATGAGGCTGACTGAAGAGTTCCTTAACTCACCTTTACCTAATACTGATGGAACAAAG acTGATGTACACTACAGCGTCCTGTCCCTGCTGCTCTTCTTGTCCGACTCCccctcaaacacaaactttgtTGAGAGACCCAGGGTGAAGGAGGCCG AACCTGAGGACAACTTTGACTGGGGTAAATATCTGATGGAGGGCGAGGACATAGACATCGGACCATACCCGGATACTCCT GAGTGGTCtgaagaggagagtgaggacgatgacagccagcagccaatcagcaggGAGGACTCTGGGATCCAGTTGGACAGAACCCCCCAGGAGGACCAGGACAACACCAACAAAACAGTTCCAGTCACATGGACAG TGGGGGAGCCTGACGCCCGGGCCTGGCTCGAGCAGCATGTGGTGACACCGTACTGGGTGGCTCACGCTCCTCGTTTTCCCCACAGCTTGCATTTACACTCCAACTTGCTCAATGTGTG GGATCAGCACTTGTACAACACTGATCCATTGTATCTGCCAGAAGAAAAGGCCTTTGTCACTGAGACCCAAGTTATACGGGAAACACTGTG GCTTCTGTCCGGAGTGAAGAAACACTTTATATTCCAGCACCATGACGGAAAAGTGTCAGTGAGGAATAACGTGGTGGTCACTCATCTAACTAGT AACTGTCTGCGCTCCGTGCTGGAACATATCGCAGTGTACGGCCAAGCTGTGTTCAGGCTGCAGAGGTTCATAGACGAGGTGACCGGCTACAGCTCGGAGCCTTGCCCGCCCAGCTCTGGTTCCTCCTACGGCTCCAAGAAGGGCTCTGAGCCTCCCTTCAGGACCTACCAGGCCTTCGTGTGGGCGCTCAACAAGTACTTCACCAGCTTCAAAAAGGAGCTGACCTCAATTGAGAGAGAGCTCATACGCAATG ATGAGACGGTCACCCTGTCTGCAGTCCTGGAGCGACTCAGCCCTCACTTGGCGCAGATCAAAGTGCTGCACAAAGTCTTCTGTACCGGAGTCGCAGAGGTCCCCACTGAGACGCCAAATGTAGTGCGGGCGTCACACTTGCTCAACACGCTGTACAAAGCTATCATTGAGTACGACAGTGTCGGGGAAGCGTCGGAGCAAGCG GTGGCTCTGTTATTTTCTCTATGGACAGAGACCGTCAGACCATATCTGGAGATTGTGGATGAATGGATCGTTCATGGCAACCTGTTTGACCCTGCCAAAGAGTTCATCATCCAGAG GAACAAAGACGTCCCAGTGAACCACAGGGACTTCTGGTACGCCACCTACACGCTGTACAGCGTGTCGGAGATGGTGGACAACGAGGAGAAGCTGAACGACGCAGCCAGCGGCAGCTCCGGAGGGGATCAGGGCTCCAGCAACAGGCAGCTCACCATGGTGTCCTTCCTCAAACCTGTCCTCAAGCAGATTATCATGGCGGGGAAGTCCATGCAGCTGCTCAAAAATCTGGACTGTAAGGAGGATGAGCAGGCGGAGAGATCCTCCAGAG atgcagagaggaaaagtTTATACACACTGTTTTTAGAGTCAGTGCAGTCACGCCTCTGCAGCCAAGAGAACTCTCCGACGGACACGGTGACTGAACAACAAGTCACGAGGAGGAGTCTCATAAAGATGCATTCCATCATGGCTCAGCATCTGGAGATTGATGACGTCCACGATCCGCTGCTGGCCATCAACTTCGCCAG GCTCTACTTGGAGCAGAGTGACTTCAACGAGCGTTTCTCTGGAGGGGATTTCATCGTGGACCGCTCCTCTCAGTCCGTCACCTGCCAGACATTTGAGCTCACCCTGCGCTCCTGCCTCTACCCCCACATCGAGAGGAGGTACATCGAGTGCTGCGGGAACCTGATGAAGACCCTGAAAAAAGACTACAA GCTGCTGGAATACCTCCAAGCCATGAGGAACTACTTCCTGCTGGAAGCTGGAGACACCATGTACGACTTTTACACGGCCATCTTTGACAAGGTGCAGGAGAAGGAGAGCTGGCAGCAGCTGTCTTTTCTCAACGTGCAGCTACAGGAGGCGGTGGGACAGCGCTACCCAGAGGACAGTAGCAG gTTGTCAATCTTCTTGGAGACTATTGATCCTTCCAGGAAAAAGCACCCGGTGAATAACCTGGAAGTGCTGACTCTCGGTTACAAG GTTCCCTGGCCTGTTGACATTGTGATCAGCACTGAGTGTCAGAAGATTTACAATCAggtgtttctcctcctgctgcagatcAAATGGGCCAAATACAGTTTAGACACTCTTCGATTCAATG AGTTCACCGCCATCAGTAAGAAACTGGAAGGAGCTCAGGCTGAGGAAGTAAAAGTCAAAGAGCCAATCAATCAGCAGATTCACCGAATGTGTCTGCTGAGGGTCAAACTGATGCACTTTGTCAACAGCCTTCACAACTACATCATGACCAGG ATTCTGCACAGCACAGGACTGGAGTTTCAGCACCAAGTACAGGAAGCTAAGGACCTGGACCAACTGATCAAGATCCATTACAGATATCTGGCAACTATCCATGACCGTTGCCTGCTGAGGGAGAAG GTCAGTTTTGTGAAGGAGGCAATAATGAAGGTCCTCAATCTAGTCCTGATCTTCTCTGACCGAT